A stretch of Sinorhizobium meliloti DNA encodes these proteins:
- a CDS encoding GYD domain-containing protein: MTTYVLLLNWTELGIRNVRESPKRLDAARRQLEEMGGSFKDFYLTMGEHDMVAICEAPDDAVAARFAITLGMNGNVRTRTLKAFPEAAYRELIGTL; encoded by the coding sequence ATGACGACTTACGTTCTGCTTCTCAATTGGACTGAGCTCGGTATCAGAAATGTGCGCGAGTCCCCGAAGCGGCTCGATGCGGCAAGGAGGCAGCTCGAGGAGATGGGCGGTTCCTTCAAGGACTTCTACCTGACGATGGGCGAACACGACATGGTTGCGATCTGCGAAGCGCCTGACGACGCAGTCGCCGCGCGGTTCGCTATCACGCTCGGCATGAACGGCAATGTGCGTACGCGTACGCTGAAGGCCTTCCCAGAGGCCGCTTACCGCGAACTGATCGGCACGCTCTGA
- a CDS encoding transglycosylase SLT domain-containing protein, producing the protein MRWVFVVVLLLLAGCGTVPRETRNACAVFEQRDGLFNNWRRAAYAAEREYGVPVPVLMATIYAESGFRHNARPPRTKLLGFIPWTRVSSAYGYSQALDGTWARYQAETGRWTARRSDFGDAIRFIAWYHNQSHQRNGIALNDTYRLYIAYYHGHSGYARGNWSDTAKAGAKRASGMAANYARQLRGCGS; encoded by the coding sequence ATGCGTTGGGTTTTTGTCGTCGTCCTCCTGTTGTTGGCCGGCTGCGGAACGGTGCCGAGAGAAACCCGGAACGCCTGTGCGGTTTTCGAGCAGCGAGATGGTCTTTTCAACAATTGGCGCCGGGCTGCTTATGCGGCAGAGCGCGAATATGGCGTGCCCGTCCCGGTGCTGATGGCGACGATCTATGCGGAGTCCGGCTTCCGCCATAATGCCAGGCCGCCGCGGACGAAGCTCCTCGGCTTCATCCCGTGGACAAGGGTCTCTTCAGCCTACGGCTATTCGCAGGCGCTTGACGGCACCTGGGCGCGCTACCAGGCCGAGACGGGCCGATGGACGGCGCGCCGGTCGGATTTCGGCGACGCGATCCGCTTCATCGCCTGGTATCACAATCAGAGCCACCAGCGGAACGGCATCGCCCTGAACGACACCTACAGGCTCTATATCGCCTATTATCACGGCCACAGCGGCTATGCCCGCGGCAATTGGAGCGATACCGCAAAGGCCGGCGCCAAGAGAGCATCCGGCATGGCCGCGAACTACGCGCGCCAGTTGCGCGGCTGCGGCTCGTGA
- a CDS encoding DUF1428 domain-containing protein: MAYVDGFLVAVPTANIEAYKKLASAAGAVWKEHGALNYVECLADDVPYGELTSFPRAVQAKDDETVVFSWIVYRSRQDRDAIVAKVMADPRLQGDEWKSIFDGKRMIYGGFEPFLEL; this comes from the coding sequence ATGGCGTATGTGGACGGTTTTCTCGTTGCAGTACCGACGGCCAACATAGAGGCCTACAAGAAGCTGGCGAGCGCGGCGGGCGCGGTGTGGAAGGAGCATGGCGCGCTCAATTACGTCGAATGCCTCGCAGACGACGTGCCCTATGGCGAACTCACATCATTCCCGCGCGCGGTTCAGGCAAAGGACGACGAGACCGTCGTCTTCTCGTGGATCGTCTACCGGTCGCGTCAGGACCGGGACGCGATCGTCGCCAAGGTAATGGCGGATCCGAGACTCCAGGGCGACGAATGGAAGTCCATCTTCGATGGAAAACGCATGATCTATGGCGGGTTCGAGCCCTTTCTCGAATTATAG
- a CDS encoding ISAs1-like element ISRm21 family transposase, translated as MSRFAACFEDLPDPRGRNARHPLTSILFIAVAAIVCGAESCTDMADFGVAKKKWLKTIVPLPYGIPSHDTFSTVFRHLDPDAFDAAFRRLTASFAQGLEGVVAIDGKAVRGAYRRAAKATPLHFVNVWAAGPGLVIGQKLAPGRNEVQGALDALALLALEGSIVTADALHCRPDTARAILAAGGDYALALKANQPGLLAQALARIEDADHVESIQIAAETAHDRTETRRASVVAVDDINFPGLQAIGCVETTSRHTNGHLTSHVRYFLLSTTMSPSALIEVVRTHWQIENKLHWVLDVHFREDAARNRKDNGPQNIAFLRKIALNLLRSHPDKASIRRKIKKAGWDDQFLTSLIAHMR; from the coding sequence ATGAGTAGATTTGCCGCTTGCTTTGAAGATTTGCCCGATCCGCGCGGTCGCAATGCGCGCCATCCGTTGACGTCGATCCTGTTCATTGCCGTTGCGGCGATTGTCTGCGGTGCGGAAAGCTGTACCGATATGGCCGATTTCGGCGTTGCCAAGAAGAAATGGCTGAAGACAATCGTGCCGCTGCCCTATGGCATTCCCAGCCATGACACCTTCTCCACCGTCTTCCGCCATCTCGATCCGGATGCCTTTGACGCGGCCTTTCGCCGTCTCACGGCGAGCTTTGCGCAGGGTCTCGAAGGGGTGGTAGCGATCGATGGCAAGGCGGTGCGCGGTGCCTACCGGCGCGCCGCCAAGGCCACGCCACTCCACTTCGTCAATGTCTGGGCTGCCGGTCCCGGTCTGGTCATCGGCCAAAAGCTCGCGCCGGGCCGCAATGAGGTGCAAGGGGCTCTCGATGCGCTCGCGCTGCTGGCACTGGAGGGCTCTATCGTCACCGCCGATGCCCTGCATTGCCGGCCCGACACCGCCCGCGCCATCCTCGCTGCCGGCGGCGATTATGCTCTGGCACTGAAGGCCAACCAGCCCGGCCTCTTGGCCCAGGCGCTCGCCCGCATCGAGGACGCCGACCACGTCGAGAGCATCCAGATTGCAGCCGAGACTGCCCATGACCGCACCGAGACACGCCGCGCCAGCGTTGTGGCTGTCGACGATATCAACTTTCCGGGCCTGCAGGCCATCGGCTGCGTCGAGACCACAAGCCGTCATACCAACGGCCATTTGACCAGCCATGTCCGCTACTTCCTGCTCTCCACCACCATGTCGCCGAGCGCGCTGATCGAGGTTGTAAGAACCCATTGGCAAATCGAAAACAAACTGCATTGGGTTCTGGATGTCCACTTCCGCGAGGACGCCGCCAGAAACCGCAAGGACAACGGCCCTCAGAACATTGCCTTCTTGCGCAAGATCGCTCTCAACCTCTTGCGATCTCACCCCGACAAGGCCTCCATCCGCCGGAAAATCAAAAAGGCGGGCTGGGATGACCAATTCCTCACTTCTCTTATCGCTCATATGCGATAG
- a CDS encoding nuclear transport factor 2 family protein has translation MTDAQTIASHFIEALNDRDFDTLSRLVGEDVAFDSLTGERTLGAGALRSWVMNYFRHFDESFGDVVLMRDAAGERVAADTTARGTYRETMAGFPEASGQAYSIASVFVFEIEDGLIARLSHYRNSRLFERELAG, from the coding sequence ATGACAGACGCCCAGACGATAGCCAGCCATTTCATCGAAGCTCTGAACGACCGCGACTTTGACACGCTTTCACGCCTCGTCGGCGAGGACGTCGCGTTCGACTCGCTGACCGGGGAGCGGACCCTCGGCGCCGGCGCGCTCAGGAGCTGGGTGATGAATTATTTCCGCCATTTCGACGAGAGCTTCGGCGACGTCGTGTTGATGCGAGACGCCGCCGGTGAGCGCGTGGCGGCGGATACGACCGCGCGCGGCACCTACCGCGAGACGATGGCCGGCTTTCCCGAAGCCTCCGGTCAGGCCTATTCCATTGCGAGCGTCTTCGTCTTCGAGATCGAGGACGGCCTCATTGCGCGCCTCAGCCACTACCGCAATAGCCGCCTCTTCGAGCGGGAGCTCGCGGGTTGA
- a CDS encoding SIMPL domain-containing protein produces the protein MFSTRIARTVHVAAVAAAFAGAFAAAAAAQESTAGKGDGKGRPDGVRGRQAVIKVSGEGRSTTAPDMAILQLSVVKDAKTAREALDANNKAMADVLSALKQAGIAERDLQTSGFSINPQYHYPPNNDGGNRPPELVGYQVVNGVGVRVRDLGQLGEILDKSVTLGVNQGGGIEFTNDKPDAVITEARKAAVADAINKAKVLAEAAGVSLGRVIEIAEQPSRPEPIPVVRSMAKEFAAADSVPMATGENAYNVTVNVTFAVNQ, from the coding sequence ATGTTTTCTACACGCATTGCCCGTACCGTTCATGTCGCCGCAGTCGCAGCCGCCTTTGCCGGCGCCTTTGCAGCCGCAGCGGCGGCGCAGGAGAGCACCGCCGGCAAGGGGGATGGCAAGGGGCGTCCGGACGGCGTCAGGGGCCGTCAGGCGGTGATCAAGGTCTCCGGCGAGGGCCGCTCGACGACCGCTCCGGACATGGCGATCCTGCAGCTCAGCGTCGTCAAGGACGCCAAGACCGCGCGCGAAGCGCTCGATGCCAACAACAAGGCGATGGCAGACGTGCTCTCGGCATTGAAGCAGGCCGGGATCGCCGAGCGCGATCTGCAGACGAGCGGCTTCTCGATCAATCCCCAGTATCACTATCCGCCGAACAATGACGGCGGTAATCGGCCGCCGGAACTGGTGGGCTATCAGGTCGTCAACGGCGTCGGCGTGCGCGTGCGGGATCTGGGGCAGCTCGGCGAGATCCTCGACAAGTCCGTCACCCTCGGCGTCAATCAGGGCGGCGGGATCGAGTTCACCAACGACAAGCCGGATGCCGTGATCACGGAAGCCCGCAAGGCCGCGGTCGCTGACGCCATCAACAAGGCCAAGGTTCTGGCCGAGGCGGCGGGGGTCTCGCTCGGACGCGTGATCGAGATCGCGGAGCAGCCCTCCCGGCCCGAGCCGATCCCCGTGGTCCGCAGCATGGCCAAGGAATTTGCCGCCGCCGATTCGGTTCCGATGGCGACCGGCGAAAATGCTTACAACGTCACCGTCAACGTGACCTTCGCCGTCAATCAGTAA